One genomic segment of Hordeum vulgare subsp. vulgare chromosome 2H, MorexV3_pseudomolecules_assembly, whole genome shotgun sequence includes these proteins:
- the LOC123430318 gene encoding putative 12-oxophytodienoate reductase 12 — MEPIPLMTPYQMGPFDLSHRVVLAPMTRSRSYGNLPQPHAVKYYAQRATEGGLLISEATGVSADAQGMSAIPHTPGIWTKEQVQAWKPIVDAVHAKGATFFCQIWHVGRASDMQQQPISSTDKPIERNPENYCMDFSTPRSLTEEEIPALIDQFRIAARNALEAGFDGVELHAANGYLMDQFMKDGVNDRADGYGGSLENRCRLALETVDVLVDQVGPYNVGVRLSPYSGCLGCRDSDPDELAVYMARELNRRDVLYLNVVEPEMTSEDDGGALGLVPHRLQAMRDTFDGTLMVGGGYGREEGNSAIAEEYADLVAYGRLFLANPDLPERFRRNSPLNKYDRATFYTDDPIVGYTDYPFLEDGGQTVQVVEGNGVIY; from the exons ATGGAGCCCATTCCTCTCATGACTCCCTACCAAATGGGTCCATTCGACCTTTCCCACAG GGTCGTGTTGGCGCCCATGACGAGGTCGAGATCGTACGGCAACCTCCCGCAGCCGCACGCTGTGAAGTACTACgcgcagagggccacggagggtGGGCTCCTCATCTCGGAGGCCACGGGCGTGTCGGCCGACGCTCAGGGGATGAGCGCCATCCCGCACACCCCGGGGATCTGGACCAAGGAGCAGGTCCAGGCATGGAAGCCCATCGTGGACGCCGTGCACGCCAAGGGCGCCACTTTCTTCTGCCAGATTTGGCACGTCGGGCGAGCATCCGACATGC AGCAACAACCCATTTCCAGCACAGATAAGCCGATAGAGAGGAACCCCGAGAACTACTGCATGGATTTCTCCACCCCCAGGAGCCTAACCGAGGAAGAGATTCCTGCTCTCATAGATCAGTTCAGAATTGCTGCCCGGAATGCTCTTGAAGCCG GGTTCGACGGGGTGGAGCTGCACGCCGCGAACGGCTACCTGATGGACCAGTTCATGAAAGACGGCGTCAACGACCGAGCCGACGGCTACGGGGGCAGCCTTGAGAACCGCTGCCGCCTCGCCCTCGAGACGGTGGACGTCCTGGTGGACCAGGTCGGGCCATACAACGTCGGCGTGCGCCTCTCGCCCTACTCCGGCTGCCTCGGCTGCCGCGACTCGGACCCGGACGAGCTGGCCGTGTACATGGCCCGGGAGCTGAACCGCCGAGACGTCCTGTACCTCAACGTGGTGGAGCCCGAGATGACGTCCGAGGACGACGGCGGGGCGCTCGGGCTGGTCCCCCACAGGCTGCAGGCCATGAGGGACACCTTCGACGGGACGCTCATGGTCGGCGGAGGGtacggcagggaggaggggaactCGGCCATCGCCGAAGAGTACGCCGACCTGGTCGCCTACGGCCGCCTGTTCCTCGCGAACCCCGACCTGCCGGAGAGGTTCCGGCGGAACTCCCCTCTGAACAAGTACGACCGGGCGACGTTCTACACCGACGATCCCATCGTCGGGTACACAGACTACCCGTTTCTTGAGGATGGCGGCCAGACGGTCCAAGTGGTCGAGGGGAATGGCGTGATATACTAg